In the genome of Notamacropus eugenii isolate mMacEug1 chromosome 5, mMacEug1.pri_v2, whole genome shotgun sequence, one region contains:
- the SYT3 gene encoding synaptotagmin-3 isoform X1 has translation MRIRTGYPAVMSGDYDDDLCHRALTLVSDLCSRLQDADEKCQEFWRRRGYPGPSDADISVSLLSVIVTFCGIVLLGVSLFVSWKLCWVPWRDKGGSAPGGGPLRKDPGAGLAGLVGGAAGHHLGPGLGGPHHLLGGPHHHPPFSELLEPGGVGGPDPPEPSYLDMDSYPDAATAAAAVAAGVKPSQTSPELPADGSAGTGGGLLLVPPGGGGLPSAQSHQQVTSLAPPTRYPALPRPLTQQPLTPQPPAPSLAEPEDRPPAPALPLPLPVGEEKARLIGQIQPELYQGAGAGAGAGGRRAGAGPGGGPGAGRFSFALRYLYGSDQLVVRVLQALDLPAKDSNGFSDPYVKIYLLPDRKKKFQTKVHRKTLNPVFNETFQFSVPLAELAQRKLHFSIYDFDRFSRHDLIGQVVLDNLLELAEQPPDRPLWRDIIEGGSEKADLGELNFSLCYLPTAGRLTVTIIKASNLKAMDLTGFSDPYVKASLISEGRRLKKRKTSIKKNTLNPTYNEALVFDVAPESVEAVGLSIAVVDYDCIGHNEVIGVCRVGADAADAHGREHWAEMLANPRKPVEYWHQLVEEKTLTSFTKGTKGLSERESSE, from the exons ATGAGGATAAG GACAGGATACCCAGCAGTCATGTCAGGGGACTATGATGATGACCTTTGTCACCGGGCTCTGACCTTAGTCTCTGACCTGTGCTCCCGGCTCCAGGACGCAGATGAAAAATGCCAGGAGTTTTGGCGGAGGCGAGGCTACCCCGGGCCCTCAGATGCAG ATATCTCGGTGAGCCTGCTCTCAGTGATCGTGACCTTCTGTGGCATTGTCCTCCTGGGTGTTTCACTCTTCGTGTCATGGAAACTGTGCTGGGTGCCCTGGCGGGACAAGGGGGGCTCAGCCCCTGGGGGTGGCCCCCTTCGCAAGGACCCTGGGGCCGGACTGGCAGGGCTGGTGGGTGGTGCGGCTGGTCACCATCTGGGACCTGGCCTGGGTGGCCCACATCATCTCCTGGGTGGGCCCCACCACCATCCACCCTTCTCTGAGCTCCTGGAGCCTGGAGGAGTGGGGGGCCCTGACCCTCCAGAACCATCCTACCTGGATATGGACTCTTACCCAGATGCCGCCACCGCCGCTGCCGCAGTAGCGGCTGGGGTCAAGCCCAGCCAGACATCACCCGAACTGCCAGCTGATGGCAGTGCTGGAACTGGTGGGGGGCTCCTCCTGGTGCCCCCTGGGGGGGGTGGGCTGCCCAGTGCCCAGTCCCACCAGCAGGTCACCAGCCTGGCCCCTCCTACGAG GTATCCAGCTCTTCCCCGGCCCCTCACTCAGCAACCCCTGaccccccagcccccagccccgAGCCTGGCTGAGCCTGAGGATAGACCTCCAGCCCCAGCCCTGCCTCTCCCCCTGCCTGTGGGCGAGGAAAAGGCCAGGCTCATTGGGCAGATCCAGCCTGAACTGTACCAGGGAGCAGGGGctggggccggggccgggggccggcgggcaggggcagggccaggTGGGGGGCCAGGGGCCGGACGCTTCAGCTTCGCCCTGCGATACCTCTACGGCTCTGACCAGCTTGTTGTACGAGTTCTCCAGGCCCTTGACCTTCCAGCCAAAGACTCTAATGGCTTCTCCGATCCCTATGTCAAGATCTACCTGCTGCCCGACCGCAAGAAAAAATTTCAGACTAAG GTGCACAGGAAGACTCTGAACCCCGTGTTCAACGAGACCTTCCAATTCTCTGTGCCACTGGCAGAACTGGCCCAGAGGAAACTGCACTTTAGCATCTATGACTTTGACCGATTCTCGAGACATGACCTCATCGGCCAAGTGGTGCTGGACAACCTTCTGGAACTGGCGGAGCAGCCCCCCGACCGCCCACTCTGGAGAGACATCATCGAAGGCGGCTCG GAGAAGGCTGACCTCGGGGAGCTGAACTTCTCCCTGTGCTACCTCCCCACGGCCGGACGTCTGACCGTGACCATCATTAAGGCCTCAAACCTCAAAGCTATGGACCTCACGGGCTTCTCAG ACCCCTATGTGAAGGCCTCCCTGATCTCGGAGGGGCGGCGGCTAAAGAAACGCAAGACCTCCATAAAGAAGAACACACTGAACCCCACCTACAACGAGGCCCTGGTGTTTGATGTGGCCCCTGAGAGTGTGGAGGCCGTAGGGCTGAGTATTGCTGTGGTGGATTATGACTG TATTGGGCACAACGAGGTCATTGGTGTGTGCCGAGTGGGGGCAGACGCAGCTGATGCCCATGGCCGAGAGCACTGGGCAGAGATGTTGGCCAATCCCCGAAAACCTGTGGAATACTGGCATCAGCTGGTGGAG GAGAAGACCCTCACCAGCTTCACCAAGGGAACCAAgggactgagtgagagagaaagctCAGAGTGA
- the SYT3 gene encoding synaptotagmin-3 isoform X2: MSGDYDDDLCHRALTLVSDLCSRLQDADEKCQEFWRRRGYPGPSDADISVSLLSVIVTFCGIVLLGVSLFVSWKLCWVPWRDKGGSAPGGGPLRKDPGAGLAGLVGGAAGHHLGPGLGGPHHLLGGPHHHPPFSELLEPGGVGGPDPPEPSYLDMDSYPDAATAAAAVAAGVKPSQTSPELPADGSAGTGGGLLLVPPGGGGLPSAQSHQQVTSLAPPTRYPALPRPLTQQPLTPQPPAPSLAEPEDRPPAPALPLPLPVGEEKARLIGQIQPELYQGAGAGAGAGGRRAGAGPGGGPGAGRFSFALRYLYGSDQLVVRVLQALDLPAKDSNGFSDPYVKIYLLPDRKKKFQTKVHRKTLNPVFNETFQFSVPLAELAQRKLHFSIYDFDRFSRHDLIGQVVLDNLLELAEQPPDRPLWRDIIEGGSEKADLGELNFSLCYLPTAGRLTVTIIKASNLKAMDLTGFSDPYVKASLISEGRRLKKRKTSIKKNTLNPTYNEALVFDVAPESVEAVGLSIAVVDYDCIGHNEVIGVCRVGADAADAHGREHWAEMLANPRKPVEYWHQLVEEKTLTSFTKGTKGLSERESSE, translated from the exons ATGTCAGGGGACTATGATGATGACCTTTGTCACCGGGCTCTGACCTTAGTCTCTGACCTGTGCTCCCGGCTCCAGGACGCAGATGAAAAATGCCAGGAGTTTTGGCGGAGGCGAGGCTACCCCGGGCCCTCAGATGCAG ATATCTCGGTGAGCCTGCTCTCAGTGATCGTGACCTTCTGTGGCATTGTCCTCCTGGGTGTTTCACTCTTCGTGTCATGGAAACTGTGCTGGGTGCCCTGGCGGGACAAGGGGGGCTCAGCCCCTGGGGGTGGCCCCCTTCGCAAGGACCCTGGGGCCGGACTGGCAGGGCTGGTGGGTGGTGCGGCTGGTCACCATCTGGGACCTGGCCTGGGTGGCCCACATCATCTCCTGGGTGGGCCCCACCACCATCCACCCTTCTCTGAGCTCCTGGAGCCTGGAGGAGTGGGGGGCCCTGACCCTCCAGAACCATCCTACCTGGATATGGACTCTTACCCAGATGCCGCCACCGCCGCTGCCGCAGTAGCGGCTGGGGTCAAGCCCAGCCAGACATCACCCGAACTGCCAGCTGATGGCAGTGCTGGAACTGGTGGGGGGCTCCTCCTGGTGCCCCCTGGGGGGGGTGGGCTGCCCAGTGCCCAGTCCCACCAGCAGGTCACCAGCCTGGCCCCTCCTACGAG GTATCCAGCTCTTCCCCGGCCCCTCACTCAGCAACCCCTGaccccccagcccccagccccgAGCCTGGCTGAGCCTGAGGATAGACCTCCAGCCCCAGCCCTGCCTCTCCCCCTGCCTGTGGGCGAGGAAAAGGCCAGGCTCATTGGGCAGATCCAGCCTGAACTGTACCAGGGAGCAGGGGctggggccggggccgggggccggcgggcaggggcagggccaggTGGGGGGCCAGGGGCCGGACGCTTCAGCTTCGCCCTGCGATACCTCTACGGCTCTGACCAGCTTGTTGTACGAGTTCTCCAGGCCCTTGACCTTCCAGCCAAAGACTCTAATGGCTTCTCCGATCCCTATGTCAAGATCTACCTGCTGCCCGACCGCAAGAAAAAATTTCAGACTAAG GTGCACAGGAAGACTCTGAACCCCGTGTTCAACGAGACCTTCCAATTCTCTGTGCCACTGGCAGAACTGGCCCAGAGGAAACTGCACTTTAGCATCTATGACTTTGACCGATTCTCGAGACATGACCTCATCGGCCAAGTGGTGCTGGACAACCTTCTGGAACTGGCGGAGCAGCCCCCCGACCGCCCACTCTGGAGAGACATCATCGAAGGCGGCTCG GAGAAGGCTGACCTCGGGGAGCTGAACTTCTCCCTGTGCTACCTCCCCACGGCCGGACGTCTGACCGTGACCATCATTAAGGCCTCAAACCTCAAAGCTATGGACCTCACGGGCTTCTCAG ACCCCTATGTGAAGGCCTCCCTGATCTCGGAGGGGCGGCGGCTAAAGAAACGCAAGACCTCCATAAAGAAGAACACACTGAACCCCACCTACAACGAGGCCCTGGTGTTTGATGTGGCCCCTGAGAGTGTGGAGGCCGTAGGGCTGAGTATTGCTGTGGTGGATTATGACTG TATTGGGCACAACGAGGTCATTGGTGTGTGCCGAGTGGGGGCAGACGCAGCTGATGCCCATGGCCGAGAGCACTGGGCAGAGATGTTGGCCAATCCCCGAAAACCTGTGGAATACTGGCATCAGCTGGTGGAG GAGAAGACCCTCACCAGCTTCACCAAGGGAACCAAgggactgagtgagagagaaagctCAGAGTGA